The segment AAGAGAGTGATTTTTTTGTATAATAGAAAGTAGGTGATAAAATGAAAAATTATTTGGAAATGTGTCAATTTGTATTAGACCACGGTTCACTACGAGAAGATCGTACGGGAACGGGTACCAAGGGTGTTTTTGGCTATCAGATGCGTTTTGATTTAAGCAAGGGATTTCCCTTGCTTACTACTAAAAAAGTTCATTTTCCATCGTTAGCGAAAGAGCTACTGTGGTTTGTGAGTGGCGACACCAATATTAAATGGCTTGTCGAGAATAAAGTCCGAATTTGGAATGAATGGCCTTACGAACTTTATAAAAAATCTGAAGATTACAAGGGTGAATCGATGGATGAATTTATTCAACGCATTCTTGAAGATGATGTATTTGCGCAAAAACATGGGGAATTAGGACCCGTTTACGGCAAGCAATGGCGTGATTTTGGGGGCGTTGACCAATTAAATAATGTCATTGAAACAATAAAAACAAATCCATACTCACGTCGTATTATTATGAGTGCTTGGAACCCTACGGAGGTTGATCAAATGGCATTGCCACCGTGTCACGCATTTATGCAGTTTTATGTAAGCAATGATCAAAAATTATCATTGCAACTTTATCAGCGCAGTGCGGATGTATTTTTAGGTGTTCCATTTAATATTGCTTCATATGCGTTGTTGTTACATATGATTGCTAAAGTGTGTGATTTGGAGGTAGGAGAGTTCGTTCATACCTTTGGAGATTTACATATCTATAACGATCACTATGATGCAGTTCAATTGCAACTAGCACGTGAACCAAAATCTTTA is part of the Erysipelothrix piscisicarius genome and harbors:
- the thyA gene encoding thymidylate synthase; the encoded protein is MKNYLEMCQFVLDHGSLREDRTGTGTKGVFGYQMRFDLSKGFPLLTTKKVHFPSLAKELLWFVSGDTNIKWLVENKVRIWNEWPYELYKKSEDYKGESMDEFIQRILEDDVFAQKHGELGPVYGKQWRDFGGVDQLNNVIETIKTNPYSRRIIMSAWNPTEVDQMALPPCHAFMQFYVSNDQKLSLQLYQRSADVFLGVPFNIASYALLLHMIAKVCDLEVGEFVHTFGDLHIYNDHYDAVQLQLAREPKSLPQLVIHGNQEKITDFKFEDFEVVGYDPHPLIKAKVSV